Proteins from one Planctomyces sp. SH-PL62 genomic window:
- a CDS encoding lipase family protein, translated as MSTKLDVTRHGDPRNALLLGEACSLAYLAGPAAAKGFRETLGLDARLIAAENTQVYVAQSPEVVLVAFRGSECPTSLDGFKDWLLTNANNYLILPEGRIGTDFVAAGVGARFHRGFMAALDAIWSPLFAAVDEALRQAERPLWVTGHSLGGALALLAAWRFERNFLAVDEVVTFGAPMIGNDAAASAFEERFAKKISRYVNLEDPVPLLPSVSLLTNTYVHCPTEVPLADDPSAASALDALKRQAGAAAGAVLDASLVDEVWNAVQGRIAAHFIDRYLDRIRKQIGETA; from the coding sequence ATGTCCACCAAGCTCGACGTCACGCGCCACGGCGATCCTCGGAACGCGCTCTTGCTGGGCGAGGCGTGCTCGCTGGCCTACCTGGCCGGGCCCGCGGCCGCGAAGGGCTTTCGCGAGACGCTGGGGCTGGACGCGCGCCTGATCGCCGCCGAGAACACCCAGGTCTACGTGGCCCAGAGCCCGGAGGTGGTCCTGGTCGCCTTCCGGGGGTCGGAGTGCCCGACGAGCCTCGACGGCTTCAAGGACTGGCTGCTCACGAACGCCAACAATTACCTGATCCTCCCCGAGGGTCGGATCGGCACCGATTTCGTCGCGGCCGGGGTCGGGGCGCGGTTCCATCGCGGGTTCATGGCGGCGCTCGACGCGATCTGGTCCCCCCTCTTCGCGGCCGTCGACGAGGCGCTCCGCCAGGCCGAGCGCCCGCTCTGGGTGACCGGCCACAGCCTCGGCGGGGCGCTCGCGCTGCTGGCCGCCTGGCGATTCGAACGCAATTTCCTCGCCGTCGACGAGGTGGTCACCTTCGGCGCGCCGATGATCGGCAACGACGCGGCGGCCTCGGCGTTCGAGGAGCGGTTCGCGAAGAAGATCTCGCGGTACGTGAACCTGGAAGACCCCGTGCCGCTGCTCCCCTCGGTGAGCCTGCTGACCAACACCTACGTCCACTGCCCCACCGAGGTCCCGCTCGCCGACGACCCCTCGGCCGCGTCCGCCCTCGACGCCCTCAAACGGCAGGCCGGCGCCGCCGCCGGCGCGGTCCTCGACGCCAGCCTCGTCGACGAGGTCTGGAACGCCGTCCAGGGCCGGATCGCCGCCCACTTCATCGATCGCTACCTGGACCGCATCCGCAAGCAGATCGGCGAGACGGCGTAG
- a CDS encoding HEAT repeat domain-containing protein, with protein sequence METLTEDPNARVRLTAAGALLAVEAGDSHAGAVLMEALADPTPRVREAAFDVFESLGDQGALVLEAVQKGEPTETEDQDQGVKPEAPAL encoded by the coding sequence ATGGAGACCTTGACCGAGGACCCGAACGCGCGCGTCCGCCTCACCGCCGCCGGGGCCCTCCTCGCCGTCGAGGCGGGGGACTCCCACGCCGGGGCCGTCCTGATGGAGGCCCTCGCCGACCCGACCCCTCGCGTCCGCGAGGCCGCGTTCGACGTCTTCGAATCCCTCGGCGATCAGGGCGCCCTCGTCCTCGAGGCCGTCCAGAAGGGCGAGCCGACCGAGACCGAGGACCAGGACCAGGGCGTGAAGCCCGAGGCGCCGGCCCTCTGA
- a CDS encoding HEAT repeat domain-containing protein — protein sequence MRVPDLQHVHTSYLLLGMLVVAALAAGVLFQIGLIGVLLRAFGYVARGTIRGGFRIWQVFFGWASWEAFLAIGTAVLVGGGLLGGWFPGLRIACGATAIVMGASACLAYMFIDLERNEVERGYKAVHNPLKGQQPAEHLKRYGKQVRVPLLLSAAVVTIAGFALLNQGLYETMASGWYRVAEDTDRPIYADFLAFSITRVLNLVDVLDLAKSHRILGAESVRPAAWPAAALAGAFKIFFTVVLLHQVFASLRQGKMLAETIADFWSPHEPIHQRARNALPVYGVVAIVPLMRSLRSIASLTKEQRDQLPLILESMGPSIIPALERHLDDSHEHVRAVSAAALGRLQSSGSAPLLVAMAGDESAIVRQGVIEALGLLGTPSSGSVRKPGFLRRRLGSRGGGLRGGVGRWIRWRRKGVVLPASNGDVVELVVGTLESALDDESTAVRAEAVASLGRIGEAAAAVAPKLIATVKEEEEDESLLCEAARTLGRIGGEPQATADALVGLLAAAAPEVKAAAAEALGALKGRAASAVPALAALLQDREESVRTAAAEAIAQVGPLDEAATETLVEGLASEDTIVRAQTAEALGTIGSAAEEAAPALVEAMGDDNDRVRAEAVEAIGKIGESAATVAVPALIRALEDDDDTVRALAAEALGQMGHSAGEAVPALAAALGHVNPQVRVNAAEALANLGPAAAAGARGALEAAASDEDGGVRSRAVLALGEIGPPEPGSMRLVLAAFEDDDPLVRAAAATSAGRWGVADEPVLRGLLALLDDPNDQVKIEVARVLPKLAGPAPEVIEGLCRRLLEDDDDPVQAHAALALGKLGPDAVAAGEALLRAARTAEVGVREQAMRAIAMIQPPEAVEAFAVGLKDAATEVRILASAGWINAEAVPAEAAPALIEALRDPEVRVRANAAQAMARLDSVPAEAVPLLIECATDPHDALRLASATALKAAPRRPSPR from the coding sequence TTGCGGGTACCCGATCTCCAGCACGTCCACACCTCGTATCTGCTGCTGGGGATGCTCGTCGTCGCGGCCTTGGCCGCCGGAGTCCTGTTCCAGATCGGTCTGATCGGCGTGTTGCTGCGAGCGTTCGGATACGTGGCCCGGGGGACCATCCGGGGCGGCTTCCGGATCTGGCAGGTCTTCTTCGGGTGGGCCTCGTGGGAGGCGTTCCTGGCGATCGGCACGGCGGTGCTGGTGGGCGGGGGGCTGCTCGGCGGCTGGTTCCCCGGCCTCCGGATCGCCTGCGGCGCGACGGCGATCGTCATGGGGGCGTCGGCGTGCCTGGCGTACATGTTCATCGACCTGGAGCGGAACGAGGTCGAGCGGGGCTACAAGGCGGTGCACAACCCGCTGAAGGGGCAGCAGCCGGCGGAGCACCTGAAGCGGTACGGGAAGCAGGTCCGCGTGCCGCTCCTGCTCTCGGCCGCGGTGGTCACGATCGCCGGGTTCGCCCTGCTGAATCAGGGGCTCTACGAGACCATGGCCTCGGGCTGGTATCGGGTCGCGGAGGACACGGATCGGCCGATCTACGCCGACTTCCTGGCGTTCTCGATCACACGGGTGCTGAACCTGGTGGACGTGCTCGACCTGGCGAAGTCGCACCGCATCCTCGGGGCCGAATCGGTCCGCCCGGCGGCCTGGCCGGCTGCGGCGCTGGCCGGGGCCTTCAAGATCTTCTTCACCGTGGTCCTGCTCCACCAGGTGTTCGCCTCGCTCCGCCAGGGGAAGATGCTGGCGGAGACGATCGCCGACTTCTGGAGCCCGCACGAGCCGATCCACCAGCGGGCCCGGAACGCGCTGCCGGTGTACGGGGTGGTGGCCATCGTCCCCCTGATGCGCTCGCTGCGGTCGATCGCCTCGCTCACCAAGGAGCAGCGGGACCAGTTGCCGCTCATCCTGGAGTCGATGGGGCCCTCGATCATCCCGGCGCTCGAGCGTCACCTGGACGACTCCCACGAGCACGTCCGCGCGGTCTCGGCCGCGGCGCTGGGGAGGCTCCAGTCCTCGGGGTCGGCGCCCTTGCTGGTGGCGATGGCCGGGGACGAGAGCGCGATCGTGCGGCAGGGGGTGATCGAGGCGCTGGGGCTGCTGGGGACGCCGTCGTCGGGCTCCGTGCGGAAGCCGGGGTTCCTGCGGCGTCGGCTGGGATCGCGGGGGGGCGGCCTGAGGGGAGGGGTCGGGCGCTGGATTCGGTGGAGGAGGAAAGGGGTGGTCCTGCCGGCGTCGAACGGGGACGTCGTCGAGCTGGTGGTCGGGACGCTGGAGTCGGCGCTGGACGACGAATCGACGGCGGTGCGGGCGGAGGCCGTCGCGTCGCTGGGGAGGATCGGGGAGGCGGCGGCGGCGGTGGCCCCGAAGCTGATCGCGACGGTGAAGGAGGAGGAGGAGGACGAGAGCCTGCTGTGCGAGGCGGCCCGGACCCTGGGCCGGATCGGGGGCGAGCCGCAAGCCACGGCGGACGCGCTCGTCGGCCTGCTCGCCGCCGCCGCCCCGGAGGTCAAGGCGGCGGCGGCCGAGGCGCTGGGCGCGCTGAAGGGCCGGGCCGCGTCGGCGGTCCCGGCGCTCGCGGCGCTGCTGCAGGATCGCGAGGAGTCGGTGCGGACGGCGGCGGCCGAGGCCATCGCGCAGGTCGGGCCGCTCGACGAGGCCGCGACCGAGACGCTGGTGGAGGGGCTGGCCAGCGAGGACACCATCGTGAGGGCCCAGACGGCCGAGGCGCTGGGGACGATCGGCTCGGCGGCCGAGGAGGCCGCGCCGGCCCTGGTCGAGGCGATGGGCGACGACAACGACCGGGTCCGCGCCGAGGCCGTCGAGGCGATCGGCAAGATCGGCGAATCGGCCGCGACGGTCGCCGTCCCGGCCCTCATCCGCGCCCTTGAGGATGACGACGACACGGTCCGGGCCCTGGCCGCCGAGGCCCTGGGCCAGATGGGGCACTCGGCCGGCGAGGCTGTCCCGGCCCTGGCCGCCGCGCTGGGCCACGTCAATCCCCAGGTCCGCGTCAACGCCGCCGAGGCGCTCGCGAACCTCGGCCCGGCCGCCGCCGCCGGGGCCCGGGGCGCGCTCGAGGCCGCGGCGAGCGACGAGGACGGCGGGGTCCGCAGCCGGGCCGTCCTGGCGCTCGGCGAGATCGGCCCCCCCGAGCCCGGCTCGATGCGGCTGGTCCTGGCGGCCTTCGAGGACGACGACCCCCTGGTGCGCGCCGCCGCCGCGACCTCGGCGGGCCGCTGGGGCGTCGCCGACGAGCCGGTCCTGCGCGGCCTGCTCGCCCTCCTGGACGACCCCAACGATCAGGTCAAGATCGAGGTCGCCCGCGTCCTCCCCAAATTGGCCGGTCCCGCCCCGGAGGTGATCGAGGGCCTCTGCCGACGGCTGCTGGAGGACGACGACGATCCGGTGCAGGCCCACGCCGCGCTCGCCCTGGGCAAGCTCGGCCCCGACGCCGTCGCGGCCGGCGAGGCGCTGCTCCGCGCGGCGAGGACCGCCGAGGTGGGCGTGCGCGAGCAGGCCATGCGGGCGATCGCCATGATCCAGCCCCCCGAGGCCGTGGAAGCCTTCGCCGTCGGCCTCAAGGACGCCGCCACCGAGGTCCGCATCCTGGCCTCGGCCGGCTGGATCAACGCCGAGGCCGTCCCCGCCGAGGCCGCCCCCGCCCTGATCGAGGCCCTGCGCGACCCGGAGGTCCGCGTCCGGGCCAACGCCGCGCAGGCGATGGCGAGGCTGGATTCCGTCCCGGCCGAGGCCGTCCCGCTGCTCATCGAGTGCGCGACCGATCCCCACGACGCCCTCCGCCTGGCCTCCGCGACCGCCCTCAAGGCGGCCCCCCGGAGGCCGTCGCCGAGGTGA
- a CDS encoding Gfo/Idh/MocA family protein, translating into MKSMPRRTFLGATAGALASAPLLAAGARGANDTLGIGLIGVGNRGSALLSNLLQIPGVEVRAICDVDGEHLERGLKTVEEAGRKRPVGSTDGAWKEILAQDGIDAIVSAIPCDLHGRCYLDVIAAGKDLYGEKPMCLSRADLDAVVDATRASKQIVQIGHQRRADPHFIEPIAAVRRGEIGPLVEGRILWSNSWGPLLGWFGQRRRSGDWIVEQAVHNWDVLNWAVDAPPVRAMAMGRDDLFRDRQPDRDVHDYYAGVVEYPGNVFVNIIHSWVAPNKFNEEYTRLIGKDGGVDFNSGTFSYRPESKKPDQVLGGPVTNNTLLALKAFVESVRTRSEPVCTVEHGRAAVLACLLVRASVDAKAAVTMDQVS; encoded by the coding sequence ATGAAGAGCATGCCGAGACGAACCTTCCTGGGTGCGACCGCCGGGGCCCTGGCCTCGGCCCCCCTGCTGGCGGCCGGGGCGCGCGGGGCGAACGACACGCTGGGGATCGGCCTGATCGGCGTCGGGAACCGGGGCTCGGCGCTGCTCTCCAACCTCTTGCAGATCCCCGGCGTGGAAGTCCGCGCCATCTGCGACGTCGACGGCGAGCACCTGGAACGCGGGCTCAAGACCGTCGAGGAAGCCGGCCGGAAGCGCCCGGTCGGGTCCACCGACGGCGCCTGGAAAGAGATCCTGGCGCAAGACGGCATCGACGCGATCGTCAGCGCCATCCCGTGCGACCTGCACGGGCGCTGCTATCTGGACGTGATCGCGGCCGGCAAGGACCTCTACGGCGAGAAGCCGATGTGTCTCAGCCGGGCCGACCTCGACGCCGTGGTGGACGCCACCCGGGCGAGCAAGCAGATCGTCCAGATCGGCCACCAGCGCCGGGCCGACCCCCACTTCATCGAGCCGATCGCCGCCGTCCGCCGGGGGGAGATCGGCCCGCTGGTCGAGGGCCGCATCCTCTGGTCGAACTCCTGGGGGCCCCTGCTCGGCTGGTTCGGCCAGCGTCGGCGTTCGGGAGACTGGATCGTCGAGCAGGCCGTCCACAACTGGGACGTCCTGAACTGGGCCGTCGACGCCCCGCCGGTGCGGGCCATGGCGATGGGCCGCGACGACCTGTTCCGCGACCGTCAGCCCGACCGCGACGTGCACGACTACTATGCGGGCGTGGTCGAGTACCCCGGGAACGTGTTCGTGAACATCATCCACAGCTGGGTGGCGCCGAACAAGTTCAACGAGGAGTACACCCGGCTGATCGGTAAGGACGGCGGGGTCGACTTCAACTCGGGGACCTTCTCCTACCGTCCCGAGTCGAAGAAGCCCGACCAGGTCCTGGGCGGCCCCGTGACCAACAACACGCTGCTCGCGCTGAAGGCGTTCGTCGAGTCGGTGCGGACCCGCAGCGAGCCGGTCTGCACGGTCGAGCACGGCCGGGCGGCGGTCCTCGCCTGCCTGCTGGTCCGCGCCTCGGTCGACGCCAAGGCGGCCGTAACGATGGATCAGGTCTCGTAA
- a CDS encoding DUF488 family protein codes for MKLEPAEAILSKTAPLTLFTIGHSTHPLDEFLRLLAEHNIQALADIRRFPGSRKYPHFNRENLASTMPQAGVEYRWIESLGGRRKQPGGSTTNLGLRNQSFRNYADYMATPDFHEAIESLLELARQKRTAFMCSEGVYWRCHRRLVSDYLGVRGIEIRHIMPSGTLRPHILTEGARVEGGELSYPSPREDERASLFE; via the coding sequence ATGAAACTCGAGCCCGCCGAAGCCATCCTCTCGAAGACCGCCCCATTGACGCTATTCACCATCGGCCACTCGACCCATCCGCTCGACGAGTTCCTCAGACTCCTCGCCGAACATAACATTCAAGCCCTGGCGGACATACGGAGGTTCCCCGGATCGCGGAAATACCCGCACTTCAACCGGGAGAACCTCGCCTCCACCATGCCCCAGGCAGGCGTCGAGTACCGCTGGATCGAATCTCTGGGAGGGCGTCGCAAGCAACCAGGCGGATCGACCACGAATCTCGGCCTGCGAAACCAGAGCTTCCGGAATTACGCCGATTACATGGCCACCCCGGACTTCCACGAGGCGATCGAGAGTCTGCTAGAACTGGCCCGGCAAAAGCGAACCGCGTTCATGTGCTCCGAGGGCGTCTACTGGCGCTGCCATCGGCGGCTGGTCAGCGATTACCTGGGCGTCCGAGGTATCGAAATCCGCCACATCATGCCCTCCGGCACATTGCGGCCCCACATTTTGACCGAAGGGGCCCGGGTGGAGGGAGGCGAACTGAGCTATCCGTCGCCGCGAGAGGACGAAAGGGCGAGCCTGTTCGAGTGA
- a CDS encoding decaprenyl-phosphate phosphoribosyltransferase encodes MDERLTQMESHAALVELMRPRQWVKNVFVLLPLLFSGLGEDPWAIGRALIATACFCLMSSAVYCLNDALDAGADSRHPRKRRRPIPSGRVSVRSAFILSAVLAVLGLGIAGVFLSRGVVLFVALYAANSLGYCLFLKYRVIVDVMSIALGFVFRLIAGCEAIGVVASSWMVLCGFSLAMLLGFGKRRLEFTQLAAPVEYRATLESYSREKIDVLLSVSAALCLISYAMYTTAPTTIQIHRTDKLIYTIPPVVYGIFRYIFKIQEGRYDGPVEVLLKDPVFLLNGLSWMAISAGVLYLI; translated from the coding sequence ATGGACGAGAGGCTGACCCAGATGGAGTCGCATGCGGCTTTGGTCGAATTGATGCGCCCGCGTCAGTGGGTGAAGAACGTTTTCGTCCTTCTCCCCCTCCTCTTCAGCGGCCTGGGCGAGGACCCGTGGGCGATCGGTCGGGCCTTGATCGCGACGGCCTGCTTCTGCCTGATGTCGAGCGCGGTGTATTGCCTGAACGACGCCCTGGACGCGGGCGCGGATTCGCGACACCCTCGCAAACGCCGGCGGCCGATCCCTTCGGGGCGGGTTTCCGTCCGATCTGCCTTCATCCTGTCGGCCGTGCTGGCCGTGCTCGGGTTGGGGATCGCGGGCGTCTTCCTTTCCAGGGGAGTCGTCCTGTTCGTCGCGCTCTATGCGGCGAACAGCCTGGGGTACTGCCTGTTCCTGAAATACCGGGTGATCGTGGACGTGATGTCGATCGCCCTTGGCTTCGTGTTCCGGCTGATCGCCGGCTGCGAGGCGATCGGGGTCGTCGCGTCGTCCTGGATGGTCCTGTGCGGGTTCTCGCTCGCGATGCTCCTGGGGTTCGGAAAGCGCCGGCTGGAGTTCACCCAGCTTGCGGCCCCCGTCGAGTACCGGGCGACCCTGGAATCGTATTCCCGCGAGAAGATCGACGTCCTCCTGTCGGTCTCCGCGGCGCTTTGCCTTATCTCGTACGCGATGTATACGACGGCCCCGACGACGATCCAGATTCATCGGACGGATAAGCTGATCTACACGATTCCGCCGGTCGTCTATGGGATCTTCCGCTACATCTTCAAGATCCAGGAGGGGCGTTACGACGGGCCGGTGGAAGTCCTGTTGAAGGATCCGGTCTTCCTCCTCAACGGCCTGTCGTGGATGGCCATCAGCGCGGGGGTCCTCTACCTCATCTGA
- a CDS encoding prolyl oligopeptidase family serine peptidase, which yields MSHRRPRLDLRLGLCFGLGLLLAASSPVRAESPAEKIRPVPPPGVAVPDADRASLQGDLDALAGRIEGLREALKDRPKLLAFLPDVQIFHAAVDSALRYGEFFDLKEVEWARSLLKQGVERAEALDRGETPWNSAAGLVVRGYTSKIDGSIQPYGLVVPRSYRADSPHRFRLDVWCHGRGETLSELNFLRQRTTSIGEFAPADAFVLHPYGRFCNANKFAGEVDLFEALEDVKAHYPIDDDRLVMRGFSMGGAAAWQFATHFPSVWAAAAPGAGFAESADFLGVFRKGSTSTPPPWYEQTLWRLYDSTGYAANLFNLPTVAYSGEKDGQKQAADLMARTLAEESGLKGLQKLADDLAGQVLPEDGIDLVHVIGAGAGHKYTPEAKAEIDRRIDAIARKGRDPVPAEVDFTTYTLRYNESSWVRIDGLARHWERARVRARLRSWFDGSFSMIGDDRLGPDVHSENVTALTLTVPAGHAPFDPRKAFKARIDGDVVKVPKAGSDRSWTASFRKVDGRWTLAGPDDDGRLVKRHGLQGPIDDAFYDSFLMVRPTGPASNEQVGAWTQAELSRALDRWRRQFRGQARVKDDTDVTEADIASSNLVLWGDPSSNAVLAKVLDRLPVKWNADRVELAGESHDARTHAPTLIFPNPLNPRRYVVLNSGFTYGEFDDLNNARQTPKLPDFAVVDVTSPPTPREPRKIVQAGFFDEAWRPRAETHQPKSHP from the coding sequence ATGTCCCACCGCCGCCCGCGCCTTGATCTCCGCCTGGGCCTTTGCTTCGGTCTCGGCCTCCTGCTCGCCGCGTCCTCGCCGGTGCGGGCCGAAAGTCCGGCCGAGAAGATCCGTCCGGTCCCTCCTCCGGGCGTCGCCGTCCCCGACGCCGACCGGGCGTCCCTCCAGGGCGACCTCGACGCGCTGGCCGGGCGGATCGAGGGGCTTCGCGAGGCCCTCAAGGATCGGCCGAAGCTCCTGGCGTTCCTCCCCGACGTCCAGATCTTCCACGCGGCGGTCGACTCGGCCCTGCGATACGGCGAGTTCTTCGACCTCAAGGAGGTGGAGTGGGCGCGTTCGCTCTTGAAGCAAGGCGTCGAACGCGCGGAGGCCCTGGATCGCGGCGAGACGCCATGGAATTCGGCGGCCGGCCTGGTCGTGCGGGGCTACACGTCGAAGATCGACGGCTCGATCCAGCCCTACGGCCTGGTCGTGCCCCGGTCCTACCGGGCGGATTCGCCGCATCGGTTCCGGCTCGACGTCTGGTGCCACGGCCGGGGCGAGACCCTCAGCGAGCTGAACTTCCTGCGGCAGCGGACCACGTCGATCGGCGAGTTCGCGCCGGCCGACGCCTTCGTGCTCCACCCCTACGGCCGGTTCTGCAACGCCAACAAGTTCGCCGGCGAGGTCGACCTGTTCGAGGCGCTTGAAGACGTGAAGGCCCACTATCCCATCGACGACGACCGCCTCGTCATGCGCGGGTTCTCGATGGGGGGCGCGGCCGCCTGGCAGTTCGCCACCCACTTCCCAAGCGTCTGGGCGGCGGCGGCCCCCGGCGCGGGCTTCGCCGAATCGGCCGACTTCCTGGGCGTCTTCCGCAAGGGCTCGACGTCAACGCCCCCGCCCTGGTACGAGCAAACCCTCTGGCGGCTCTACGACAGCACCGGCTACGCCGCCAACCTGTTCAACCTCCCGACCGTCGCCTACAGCGGGGAGAAGGACGGCCAGAAGCAGGCCGCCGACCTCATGGCCCGCACGCTCGCCGAGGAGAGCGGCCTGAAGGGCCTCCAGAAGCTGGCCGACGACCTCGCCGGCCAGGTGCTCCCCGAGGATGGAATCGACCTGGTCCACGTCATCGGCGCCGGGGCGGGCCACAAGTACACGCCCGAGGCCAAGGCCGAGATCGACCGCCGGATCGACGCGATCGCCCGCAAGGGCCGCGACCCCGTCCCTGCGGAGGTCGACTTCACCACCTACACCCTCCGCTACAACGAGTCGTCCTGGGTCCGGATCGACGGGCTGGCGCGGCACTGGGAGCGGGCCCGCGTCCGGGCGCGCCTCCGCTCCTGGTTCGACGGCTCCTTCTCCATGATCGGGGACGACCGCCTCGGGCCCGACGTCCACAGCGAGAACGTCACCGCCCTGACGCTGACGGTCCCCGCCGGCCACGCGCCGTTCGACCCCCGGAAGGCTTTCAAGGCCCGGATCGACGGCGACGTCGTGAAGGTTCCCAAGGCCGGCTCGGATCGGTCGTGGACCGCCAGCTTCCGCAAGGTGGACGGCCGCTGGACCCTCGCCGGCCCCGACGACGACGGCCGGCTCGTCAAGCGGCACGGCCTCCAGGGGCCGATCGACGACGCCTTCTACGACTCGTTCCTGATGGTCCGACCCACCGGCCCGGCGTCCAATGAGCAGGTCGGCGCCTGGACCCAGGCCGAGCTTTCCCGCGCCCTCGACCGCTGGCGCCGCCAGTTCCGGGGTCAAGCCCGCGTCAAGGATGATACGGACGTGACCGAGGCCGACATCGCCTCGTCCAACCTCGTCCTCTGGGGCGACCCGAGCAGCAACGCCGTGCTCGCAAAGGTCCTCGACAGGCTTCCCGTGAAGTGGAACGCCGACCGCGTCGAGCTGGCCGGCGAGTCGCACGATGCCAGGACGCACGCCCCGACCTTGATCTTTCCGAACCCGCTCAACCCTCGTCGCTACGTCGTGCTCAACAGCGGTTTCACTTACGGCGAGTTCGACGACCTCAATAACGCCCGACAGACCCCCAAACTCCCCGATTTCGCCGTCGTCGACGTCACCTCCCCTCCAACACCGCGCGAGCCCCGCAAGATCGTCCAGGCCGGCTTCTTCGACGAGGCCTGGCGGCCTCGCGCCGAAACACACCAGCCCAAATCTCACCCCTGA
- a CDS encoding SAM-dependent methyltransferase yields MKHRSVVALCYVVLSLAIFFFWTTFAKTERKVIPRDDARPSGSGSGSGPAAGAVGNAPEPFIPTKPNLVQSIQGTAMAPFVKRRLLPEASLALSRLVPASFWDALTRSLEGPEPWRRAVNHYLGTVLNWRPENYPLLFSGYFLIWLSTLGFMYQAKKLTSILYDVPDVTAALVGALMGVALLGGFGRWSQYPYDIPNAFVFSLALNALILERWWFLLAFAAAVYSKETSLLLIMAYVLLRWERWRRPSFWAMLALLTIGFTATRYWISVRYALSPSSRDWYPLRNLDVMARNLAELMWAWWIVFVAIAGMLCMIGDLPRVLRRLVIPLLGTMLGLSFFYGWIDERRGYYEVLPMTGLVVLQWSAASLGLAHLFRPRDQPLRLRVEPTAAGSDFGGFATPPLPRSPGEVVAMLDRLYPHASGVPRLLIRLRPWICPFEEVLSRIPPRPGDLLDVGCGIGVGGALAAGAGRAARVVAFDTSVLAIETARAAMASTPLGDRLEFHSLPADQWPDGAFDVVLCIDVLRHVPPDRQREFCSRLRRSLRPGGTLILKALAPTPRWKAWANQIHDAIMARRRVFHRTPGEVADWLAAEGLNVVESTPVNRFWHAHYLIRATSPASAS; encoded by the coding sequence ATGAAACACCGCAGCGTCGTCGCCCTTTGCTACGTGGTCCTCTCGTTGGCGATCTTCTTCTTCTGGACGACCTTCGCGAAGACCGAAAGGAAAGTGATCCCTCGCGACGACGCTCGGCCTTCGGGATCGGGATCGGGATCGGGACCGGCGGCAGGCGCGGTGGGAAACGCGCCGGAACCGTTCATCCCCACCAAGCCGAACCTGGTGCAGAGCATCCAGGGGACGGCGATGGCGCCGTTCGTGAAGCGGCGTCTGTTGCCGGAGGCGTCCCTGGCGCTCAGTCGGCTCGTCCCCGCATCCTTCTGGGACGCTCTCACCCGATCCCTGGAGGGCCCGGAGCCGTGGCGGCGCGCGGTGAATCACTACCTCGGCACGGTCCTGAACTGGCGTCCCGAGAATTATCCCTTGCTCTTCTCGGGCTACTTCCTCATCTGGCTTTCGACCCTGGGGTTCATGTATCAGGCCAAGAAGCTGACCTCGATCCTATACGACGTGCCGGACGTGACGGCCGCGCTCGTCGGCGCCCTGATGGGGGTCGCCCTGCTCGGTGGATTCGGGCGATGGAGCCAGTATCCGTACGACATCCCGAACGCCTTCGTGTTCTCGCTGGCCTTGAACGCGCTCATCCTGGAGCGGTGGTGGTTCCTGCTGGCGTTCGCGGCGGCGGTGTACTCCAAGGAGACGTCGCTCCTGCTGATCATGGCCTACGTCCTGCTGCGCTGGGAGAGGTGGCGGCGTCCTTCCTTCTGGGCGATGCTGGCCCTCCTCACGATCGGTTTCACGGCGACTCGCTACTGGATCAGCGTGAGGTATGCCCTGTCTCCCTCGAGCCGCGATTGGTATCCGCTGCGCAACCTCGACGTAATGGCCAGGAACCTCGCGGAGTTGATGTGGGCCTGGTGGATCGTCTTCGTCGCCATCGCGGGCATGCTCTGCATGATCGGCGATCTGCCTCGCGTCTTGCGAAGGCTGGTCATCCCTCTCCTCGGGACGATGTTGGGCCTCAGTTTCTTCTACGGCTGGATCGATGAGCGGCGCGGGTATTACGAGGTCCTGCCCATGACGGGGCTGGTCGTGCTCCAGTGGTCGGCGGCCTCGCTCGGTCTGGCTCATCTGTTCCGCCCTCGCGATCAACCCCTTCGTCTCCGAGTCGAGCCGACTGCGGCAGGATCGGACTTCGGCGGATTCGCGACCCCCCCCCTCCCGCGCTCGCCGGGAGAGGTCGTGGCGATGCTGGACCGCTTGTACCCGCACGCCTCCGGCGTGCCCCGGCTCCTGATCCGGCTTCGGCCCTGGATCTGTCCGTTCGAGGAGGTCTTGAGCCGGATCCCGCCGAGGCCGGGCGATCTCCTCGACGTCGGTTGCGGGATCGGCGTCGGCGGCGCCCTGGCGGCGGGGGCGGGGCGGGCCGCCCGGGTCGTGGCGTTCGATACGTCCGTCCTGGCGATCGAGACCGCTCGCGCGGCGATGGCGTCCACGCCCCTGGGCGATCGCCTGGAATTCCATTCGCTCCCGGCCGATCAATGGCCCGACGGCGCCTTCGACGTGGTCCTTTGCATCGACGTGCTCCGCCACGTTCCTCCCGACCGTCAGCGCGAGTTCTGCTCGCGATTGCGCCGGTCCCTTCGCCCCGGGGGGACCCTGATCCTGAAGGCTCTCGCCCCCACGCCCCGGTGGAAGGCCTGGGCGAACCAGATTCACGATGCGATCATGGCCCGGCGACGCGTCTTCCATCGCACCCCCGGCGAGGTCGCCGACTGGCTGGCCGCCGAGGGCTTGAACGTGGTCGAATCCACGCCCGTGAATCGATTCTGGCATGCCCATTATCTAATCCGTGCGACGTCGCCCGCCTCCGCAAGCTAG